From the genome of Spinacia oleracea cultivar Varoflay chromosome 2, BTI_SOV_V1, whole genome shotgun sequence, one region includes:
- the LOC130467914 gene encoding uncharacterized protein, whose protein sequence is MPPPKNLLHFMPLPGQKLKSVVVAEPPPVDQPLIEEDIIPSPLKPSAALGIEIQDITEVMEAIEADFVPGSDVPEVAGEKKESADLPFEREKSPDKEMIDLSGPEAAVPEVQKEVPSAGEEEQPEQGLTRKRRHSTLGSTSTSALDRLIHADPCSDVPLKRIPEEVREAMARYARAPILGEDPLAHVGSLVGPEAARENLLRANPQWRVPGAEERNPAMMAQYYLNEAVFWSSFASECSSVEEKQLRKYREAYARDIPILDQKAGQLLSELTELKQLYLHYSREARESAEKIGTEVGQLIFRVEEDAEKIASFAEEKKDMAAKFASELEEKDRLFQEMKSKFEAADKEHKEAELRLHHFVQHRELIQQQADKVPVLRLKLREKDDYIRKLEQERVNLYTADQCREQYWNGILGARRMFAKHMPHFPWNEKVPLWMQAEDHLVECQADRDEAEAERQAALAEARAQKATSEGDTTAGGSSKDAPLGAAPETPKS, encoded by the exons atgcctcctcctaagaatcttcttcacttcatgcccttgccagggcagaagttaaagagtgtggtggttgctgaaccgccgcccgtggatcagccgctgatcgaggaagatatcatccCTTCTCCCCTTAAACCATCTGCTGCTTTGGGGATCgaaatccaggatatcaccgaggtgatggaggcgattgaagccgattttgttcctggttcggatgtccctgaggtagctggggagaagaaggagtctgctgatcttcccttcgagagggagaagagtccagacaaggagatgatagatctctcgggccccgaagctgcggtccccgaggttcagaaggaggttccctctgctggagaggaggagcagcccgagcaaggtttgacgaggaagaggcgccactcaactttgggttctacttctacctcggccctggataggctgatccatgctgatccctgttcggatgttccgctaaaacggatccccgaagaagtaagggaggcgatggctcgatatgccagggctccgattttgggagaggaccccttggctcacgtgggatccttggtgggccccgaggctgctcgggagaatctgcttcgtgctaacccgcagtggagggttcctggtgccgaagagaggaatccggctatgatggcccagtactatctgaacgag gctgttttctggtcttcgttcgcttccgagtgtagctcggttgaggagaaacaactgaggaaatatcgtgaggcttatgctcgtgatattcccattttggaccagaaggctgggcaactcctctccgagcttacggaactcaagcagctgtaccttcactatagtcgcgaggctagagagtctgctgagaagatcgggaccgaggttggccagctcatcttccgagttgaagaggatgctgagaagatcgcttcctttgctgaggaaaagaaggatatggccgctaagttcgctagcgaacttgaGGAAAAAGATAGACTCTTCCAGGAGATGAAGTCTAAATTTGAAGCGGCCGACAAGGAGCATAAAGAGGCGGAGTTAAGGCTCCACCATTTTGTCCAGCATCGGGAGCTGATCCAGCAGCAAGCTGATAAGGTGCCTGTCCTTCGACTGAagcttcgggaaaaggatgactATATTCGGAAGCTGGAGCAGGAGCGAGTcaacctctacactgctgatcagtgtagagagcagtactggaacggcatcctgggtgctcggcgcatgtttgcgaagcacatgcctcacttcccttggaacgagaaagttcctctatggatgcaggccgaggaccacttggtggaatgccaagctgatcgagatgaagctgaagctgaacgccaagctgctcttgcagaggctcgggcccagaaggcaacttccgaaggtgataccactgctgggggttcttcgaaggatgctcccctaggggccgctcctgagactcccaagagttag